A genomic window from Alkalihalobacillus sp. AL-G includes:
- a CDS encoding SDR family NAD(P)-dependent oxidoreductase — translation MKPLQGKIAVVTGASRGAGRGIAFELGSAGATVYVTGRSVKGAATDNRSETIEETADGVTSRGGKGLAIRCDHTSDNDVRNLFEQIEREHGRIDILVNSVFGGSESSLPSGDGRHFWERPLEHWDAMMVAGPQAYLLTTRYAVPLMKQHHKGLIVNITFFIKDKISGNLYYDLAMNAINRMTLGMAKELKDFNVSTVAVCPGWMRTERVIDSGFGPEDGTTETTAYVGRAVVALATDSTVSKFSGDAIMVAKLARKYGFTDVDGTQPLPFEG, via the coding sequence ATGAAACCATTACAAGGGAAGATTGCTGTTGTTACAGGTGCTTCCCGTGGAGCGGGTAGAGGGATTGCCTTCGAACTAGGCAGTGCAGGTGCGACGGTGTATGTGACAGGTCGGAGTGTAAAGGGAGCTGCAACCGATAATCGATCAGAAACCATTGAGGAAACTGCCGATGGTGTCACTTCACGAGGAGGTAAGGGCCTCGCCATACGATGTGACCATACAAGCGACAATGACGTGAGAAACCTGTTTGAGCAAATTGAAAGGGAACATGGTCGGATTGATATTTTAGTCAATAGTGTATTTGGTGGCTCCGAAAGTTCTCTACCATCAGGAGATGGACGACATTTTTGGGAACGGCCACTCGAGCATTGGGATGCTATGATGGTTGCTGGACCGCAAGCTTATTTGCTGACTACTCGATACGCTGTACCTCTGATGAAGCAACACCATAAAGGGCTAATTGTGAATATCACATTTTTTATCAAGGACAAGATTTCAGGTAATTTATATTATGATTTAGCTATGAATGCTATCAATCGAATGACACTAGGAATGGCAAAAGAATTAAAGGACTTCAACGTTTCAACCGTTGCTGTTTGCCCAGGTTGGATGAGGACAGAAAGAGTTATAGATTCAGGTTTTGGACCAGAGGATGGAACAACGGAAACAACAGCGTATGTAGGTCGTGCAGTTGTGGCATTGGCAACAGACTCCACGGTATCAAAGTTTTCTGGCGACGCAATAATGGTGGCTAAACTAGCGAGAAAATATGGCTTTACGGATGTAGATGGAACTCAACCTTTGCCATTTGAAGGATAA
- the minD gene encoding septum site-determining protein MinD — translation MGEAIVITSGKGGVGKTTTSANIGTSLALLGKKVCLIDTDIGLRNLDVVMGLENRIIYDLVDVAHGRCKLHQALIKDKRFECLYLLPAAQTKDKHDIQPDQMKKIVQELKQDYDYVIIDCPAGIEQGYKNAVAGADKSIVVTNPETSSVRDADRIIGLLEQEDIEPPRLIVNRVKTHMMENGDSLDVDEIVSILSIELIGVVIDDENVIKASNRGEPIALSPDTKASIAYRNIARRILGESVPLMSLQQDKGLMKKMKSFFGMRS, via the coding sequence GTGGGTGAAGCAATCGTTATTACATCCGGAAAAGGTGGAGTAGGAAAAACTACAACTTCAGCAAACATAGGAACATCGCTTGCACTTCTCGGAAAGAAAGTCTGCTTGATCGACACCGATATCGGATTACGGAATCTTGATGTCGTCATGGGACTTGAAAACCGAATCATCTATGATTTAGTGGATGTTGCTCATGGGCGCTGCAAGTTACATCAAGCGTTGATCAAGGATAAACGATTCGAGTGTCTTTATCTTCTTCCGGCAGCTCAGACGAAAGATAAGCATGATATACAACCAGATCAAATGAAAAAAATCGTACAAGAGCTTAAACAGGATTACGACTATGTGATCATCGATTGTCCTGCAGGTATTGAACAAGGGTATAAAAATGCTGTTGCTGGAGCGGACAAGTCCATCGTCGTTACCAATCCTGAAACTTCTTCTGTTCGGGATGCAGACCGAATAATCGGGTTACTAGAGCAAGAGGATATAGAACCGCCGAGGTTGATTGTCAATCGTGTTAAAACACATATGATGGAAAACGGTGACTCGCTTGATGTAGACGAGATTGTTTCGATTCTTTCAATCGAACTGATTGGAGTAGTAATCGATGATGAAAATGTAATTAAAGCTTCAAATCGTGGTGAACCAATCGCATTAAGCCCGGACACGAAAGCATCGATCGCTTACCGGAATATCGCTAGACGAATTTTAGGCGAATCTGTTCCGTTAATGTCTTTACAACAAGACAAGGGCTTAATGAAAAAAATGAAAAGTTTCTTTGGGATGAGGAGTTGA
- the minC gene encoding septum site-determining protein MinC, with protein MAQKQKQGKPHYVTIKGTKEGLILHLDDDCSFDQLLSELEAKLIRTPADDTSDMPKLSVNVKVGKRYLSEEQKDLLRKIVYQQKHLLVDEIDSDVITKDKAEELRRETEVTSVSRMVRSGQILKVQGDLLLVGDVNPGGCVIATGNIFVMGALKGTAHAGFDGKKDAIVTAAVMDANMIRIADEYVQAEEGNRSLETVGECAFLDEESRSIKFDRINILHQIRPGLNRL; from the coding sequence ATGGCGCAGAAACAGAAACAAGGAAAACCACATTACGTTACAATAAAAGGGACGAAGGAAGGCTTGATTCTTCATCTCGATGACGACTGTTCATTTGACCAATTGTTATCGGAACTGGAAGCCAAGCTAATCCGAACGCCCGCTGATGATACGTCCGACATGCCGAAATTATCTGTCAACGTTAAAGTCGGTAAACGATATTTGTCAGAAGAACAAAAAGATCTTTTACGAAAAATTGTTTATCAACAGAAACATTTGCTCGTAGATGAAATCGATAGTGACGTAATTACAAAAGATAAGGCAGAGGAACTGAGGAGAGAAACCGAAGTTACTTCCGTAAGCCGAATGGTTCGATCCGGACAAATTCTTAAAGTACAGGGAGATTTGTTATTGGTCGGTGATGTCAATCCTGGGGGATGCGTGATAGCAACAGGAAATATATTTGTCATGGGCGCATTAAAAGGAACGGCACATGCGGGTTTCGATGGTAAGAAGGATGCGATCGTAACAGCTGCAGTAATGGATGCCAACATGATCCGAATTGCGGATGAATATGTTCAGGCTGAGGAAGGAAACCGATCTCTCGAAACAGTAGGAGAATGTGCCTTCCTTGATGAAGAAAGCAGGTCGATCAAGTTTGATCGCATAAATATATTGCATCAGATTAGACCCGGTTTAAACCGACTGTAG
- the mreD gene encoding rod shape-determining protein MreD, which produces MIRFLLPFITYLLFIFESTVMQVFTPQHMDNDTILVPRLVMIMIGFIAMYLSPMRGVLYGIAFGLLYDLIYTDLIGVYMFSMGLTAYLTAFIARYFHGNIFVTLFILLVGISAFEITVYGLYTLIGVAEVMWDTFVYQRYLPTLLLNGVFVVLVYYPLRKWLLDLAMNLQEK; this is translated from the coding sequence ATGATTCGATTTCTTCTTCCTTTCATTACATATTTGCTTTTTATCTTTGAGAGTACAGTGATGCAAGTGTTTACGCCGCAGCATATGGACAATGATACAATATTGGTTCCACGTCTCGTAATGATCATGATTGGCTTTATAGCAATGTATCTTTCCCCTATGCGGGGCGTTCTTTATGGTATCGCTTTTGGATTGTTGTACGATTTGATCTATACAGATTTGATCGGTGTCTATATGTTTTCAATGGGGCTGACTGCATACCTTACTGCATTCATTGCTCGTTACTTTCACGGAAATATTTTTGTCACATTATTTATACTGTTGGTTGGTATATCGGCATTCGAAATCACGGTATATGGACTTTATACCTTAATAGGTGTGGCCGAAGTGATGTGGGATACATTTGTTTATCAACGTTACTTACCAACACTTTTACTTAATGGTGTGTTTGTTGTGTTAGTCTATTATCCGCTTCGAAAATGGTTACTCGACCTAGCCATGAATCTCCAAGAAAAATAG
- the mreC gene encoding rod shape-determining protein MreC has product MPQFFSNKRLIILLASMIILVALIGFSMKERENITWPEQFLHDTVGWTQSVFYKPAHFVAGFFENIIEMKDLYEQNKILKLQLNDYDLLASRVKDLKRENETLRKTLEKEEALTDFKVWQTTVVGRAPDPMWYQSVKINKGSQAGIKPDMAVISAEGLIGKVDEVSAFHSSIELISSHDPSNRISAIVQGEKDPVHGLIQGYDEKRKVLLMKMIPIDKPLKEGQTVTTSGYGGVFPKGLEIGKIVGFEPDKVEPTQTAYIKPSADLYDIHHLMVVERTIQEVLVEYEEDLIEGEGAS; this is encoded by the coding sequence GTGCCGCAATTTTTTTCAAATAAACGGCTGATCATCCTACTTGCAAGTATGATCATTCTTGTAGCCCTAATCGGTTTTTCGATGAAAGAAAGAGAAAACATTACGTGGCCTGAACAATTCCTACATGATACAGTAGGCTGGACACAATCTGTTTTTTATAAACCCGCACACTTTGTCGCGGGTTTCTTTGAGAATATCATCGAAATGAAAGACTTGTATGAACAAAATAAAATATTAAAGCTACAATTAAACGATTACGATCTGCTTGCCAGCAGGGTAAAAGACTTGAAAAGAGAAAATGAAACGTTAAGAAAAACGTTAGAGAAAGAAGAAGCCTTGACGGACTTCAAGGTGTGGCAAACGACTGTTGTTGGACGGGCTCCTGACCCGATGTGGTATCAGTCTGTCAAAATCAATAAAGGATCTCAAGCTGGAATCAAACCGGATATGGCTGTTATATCTGCAGAAGGATTAATAGGAAAAGTCGATGAAGTTTCAGCTTTCCATTCGTCCATCGAATTGATCAGCAGTCATGATCCATCGAATCGTATCTCTGCAATTGTTCAAGGAGAGAAAGATCCTGTCCACGGATTGATCCAGGGATATGATGAAAAAAGAAAAGTTCTACTTATGAAAATGATTCCGATCGATAAACCATTGAAGGAAGGTCAAACGGTTACGACCTCGGGTTATGGTGGTGTTTTTCCGAAAGGCTTGGAAATCGGTAAGATCGTTGGTTTTGAACCTGATAAGGTTGAACCTACCCAGACGGCTTATATTAAACCATCAGCTGATTTATATGATATTCATCACTTAATGGTCGTTGAACGAACGATACAGGAAGTATTAGTAGAGTACGAGGAAGATCTGATTGAGGGGGAAGGAGCGTCATGA
- a CDS encoding rod shape-determining protein, which yields MFGGFSRDMGIDLGTANTLVYVKGKGVVVREPSVVAINTQSATIEAVGNAAKNMIGRTPGNIVARRPMKDGVIADYDTTATMMKYYIQQAQKNRSVFSRKPFVMVCVPSGITAVEERAVKEATKQAGAREVETIEEPLAAAIGADLPVWEPTGSMVVDIGGGTTEVAIISLGGIVEKQSIRVAGDEMDDDIIQYIKKTYNIIIGERTAESIKLDIGSADISDGMEEMDIRGRDLLTGLPKTITITGEEVAGALKDTVDTIMDAVKLALEKTPPELAADIMDRGIVLTGGGALLRNLDRIISEETKMPVIVAENALDCVAIGTGRAIENYHQFRSKPGFGGRSKSKM from the coding sequence ATGTTTGGTGGATTTTCAAGAGATATGGGAATTGATTTAGGAACAGCGAACACGCTCGTATATGTGAAAGGTAAAGGTGTTGTTGTTCGAGAACCATCTGTCGTTGCGATCAATACGCAAAGTGCAACTATTGAAGCGGTTGGTAATGCGGCGAAGAACATGATCGGCCGTACACCGGGAAATATCGTGGCACGACGTCCAATGAAGGATGGAGTGATTGCGGATTACGATACGACTGCAACCATGATGAAATATTATATTCAACAAGCACAAAAGAATCGTTCAGTGTTTTCACGTAAACCTTTTGTTATGGTTTGTGTTCCTTCTGGAATTACAGCAGTTGAAGAACGCGCTGTGAAAGAAGCGACAAAGCAAGCTGGTGCACGTGAGGTTGAGACGATTGAAGAGCCTCTTGCAGCAGCAATCGGAGCCGACCTTCCTGTATGGGAGCCGACAGGCAGTATGGTTGTTGATATCGGTGGAGGTACAACAGAGGTAGCGATCATTTCTCTTGGCGGAATTGTTGAAAAGCAATCGATCCGTGTCGCAGGTGATGAAATGGACGATGACATCATCCAATACATTAAGAAGACCTATAATATCATTATCGGTGAACGCACCGCTGAATCTATCAAGCTGGATATCGGTTCTGCAGATATATCTGATGGTATGGAGGAAATGGACATCCGTGGACGTGACCTTTTAACAGGGCTTCCGAAAACGATCACCATTACGGGTGAAGAAGTTGCCGGTGCTCTGAAGGACACCGTTGATACAATCATGGATGCTGTGAAGCTTGCACTTGAAAAAACACCGCCAGAGCTTGCAGCAGATATTATGGACCGTGGAATCGTGTTGACTGGAGGAGGCGCACTCCTTCGAAATCTTGATCGAATTATTAGTGAAGAAACAAAAATGCCAGTCATCGTAGCGGAAAATGCATTAGATTGCGTTGCGATCGGTACAGGTCGTGCCATTGAAAATTATCATCAATTCAGAAGCAAACCAGGATTTGGCGGCCGCTCGAAATCAAAAATGTAA
- the radC gene encoding DNA repair protein RadC produces the protein MKPLTIRDFPLNERPRERMLKEGATALSNQELLAILLRSGTKEESVLQLSHRMIRQFEGLNLLKDATIDELTSVKGIGNAKAVEILASLELGKRVNRLQLEERYVIRSPEDGAKYVMDEMRFLSQEHFVCIYLNTKNQVLHKKTVFIGSLNASIVHPREVFKEAMRRSAASIICFHNHPSGDPNPSREDIDVTQRLTECGKIIGIDLLDHIIIGDQKFISLKEKGYV, from the coding sequence ATGAAACCCCTGACCATCCGTGATTTTCCATTGAACGAAAGGCCAAGAGAGCGTATGCTAAAAGAAGGTGCGACCGCATTATCCAATCAGGAGTTACTGGCCATCCTGTTGCGCTCAGGAACAAAAGAAGAATCGGTCCTGCAATTATCCCATCGAATGATCCGACAATTTGAAGGATTGAACCTTTTAAAAGACGCAACCATCGATGAACTGACATCGGTGAAGGGAATTGGTAATGCGAAAGCAGTTGAAATCCTGGCCTCGCTAGAACTCGGAAAACGAGTGAACCGACTACAATTAGAAGAACGATATGTGATCCGCTCCCCTGAAGACGGTGCGAAATATGTCATGGACGAAATGCGCTTTCTATCACAAGAGCATTTTGTATGTATTTACTTGAATACTAAAAATCAAGTGCTGCACAAAAAGACCGTATTTATCGGTAGTTTAAACGCGTCCATCGTTCACCCGAGGGAAGTATTTAAAGAAGCGATGCGCCGATCTGCCGCATCGATCATATGTTTTCACAATCACCCAAGTGGGGATCCGAACCCGAGCCGTGAAGATATCGACGTTACACAGCGTCTGACTGAATGCGGTAAAATAATCGGGATTGATCTTCTTGATCACATTATAATCGGAGATCAAAAATTCATTAGTCTTAAAGAAAAAGGCTACGTTTAG
- a CDS encoding nucleoside triphosphate pyrophosphatase: protein MNHLILASGSPRRKELLEIVNLPFTVQKSSVHENITGEKSPAQVVEELALRKAQSVHLGNHNAIVLGADTIVAFNGRILGKPKNEQDAVEMISMLSGKQHTVYTGVSIVSESKVVVFHEATDVTFWKLTKDEIEMYVRAGESMDKAGSYGIQGIGATLVRAISGDYYSVVGLPIARTVRELKAFGITQDLSQSRN from the coding sequence ATGAACCACCTCATATTAGCCTCAGGCTCACCTCGACGTAAAGAATTACTCGAAATTGTTAACCTTCCATTTACCGTCCAAAAAAGTTCTGTTCATGAAAACATTACAGGTGAAAAAAGTCCAGCTCAGGTTGTAGAGGAGCTCGCATTAAGAAAAGCACAAAGTGTACATTTAGGCAATCATAATGCGATCGTTCTAGGTGCTGATACTATAGTTGCGTTTAATGGACGTATTTTGGGGAAACCAAAAAATGAACAAGATGCAGTTGAGATGATTTCGATGTTATCTGGAAAACAGCATACCGTATATACCGGTGTATCAATCGTAAGTGAGAGTAAGGTTGTAGTCTTTCATGAAGCGACTGATGTTACGTTTTGGAAATTGACAAAAGACGAAATCGAAATGTATGTCCGTGCAGGTGAAAGTATGGATAAAGCAGGCAGCTATGGGATACAAGGGATTGGCGCAACTCTTGTAAGAGCCATTTCTGGAGACTATTACAGTGTTGTAGGTCTACCTATAGCAAGAACGGTCCGTGAGCTGAAAGCTTTCGGCATTACTCAAGATCTCAGTCAGTCACGGAATTGA
- a CDS encoding SPOR domain-containing protein, with protein sequence MQEENKRITIKVNGKDKLVTEIRKDAEIAAALDKNSKDAPFDWVFPEDNRSSNVIHFSEQHYDKVENRYNSSYFPERTPGLPIHRKKRRLPLQKSNRSNNNQFQIPKKLLVPIAGAIIVGSIIGIIVLMIFTGKDFESQTPTAATSDIFSPERDATTDDGKSATSTTTIDLSMDTFIVQGGKFSTEENAGERIRMVLDSGYAAVRSAEENRVFIGIAPTFDAANELAADYESVVPDAYVPKGWTIEASDVPVPKGSNLSWVMDGKQLFEGLISINPTSMKEYETKINDWKKEALRAIKTLPAENQEKAVGFVNTLATLPEKSESKWDFQQGLLEIFVAYQTFILDLEG encoded by the coding sequence TTGCAAGAGGAAAATAAACGGATAACGATCAAAGTGAACGGCAAGGACAAGCTTGTTACGGAAATAAGAAAGGATGCGGAAATTGCTGCAGCACTCGACAAAAATTCGAAGGATGCACCTTTTGATTGGGTATTCCCAGAAGACAACAGGTCCTCCAACGTAATCCATTTCTCTGAACAACATTATGATAAGGTGGAGAATCGATATAATTCCTCTTATTTTCCTGAAAGAACACCCGGGTTGCCGATTCATCGCAAGAAGAGAAGACTCCCGTTGCAAAAGTCGAATCGATCAAATAACAATCAGTTTCAAATTCCAAAAAAATTGCTGGTACCAATTGCTGGTGCCATTATCGTAGGCAGTATAATAGGAATAATTGTATTAATGATTTTTACAGGTAAGGATTTCGAATCTCAAACGCCGACTGCTGCCACTTCCGACATCTTTTCACCTGAACGAGATGCGACAACTGATGATGGAAAAAGTGCAACCTCTACGACGACAATTGATTTATCGATGGATACTTTTATTGTACAAGGAGGAAAATTTTCAACTGAGGAAAATGCTGGTGAGAGGATCCGCATGGTTCTGGATAGCGGATATGCCGCCGTCCGTTCTGCAGAAGAAAATCGAGTGTTTATCGGAATTGCCCCAACTTTTGATGCAGCAAATGAACTTGCAGCAGATTATGAATCAGTAGTTCCGGATGCCTATGTTCCAAAAGGCTGGACAATTGAGGCAAGCGATGTTCCTGTACCAAAAGGAAGTAATCTAAGCTGGGTTATGGACGGCAAGCAATTATTTGAAGGATTGATTAGCATAAATCCAACGAGCATGAAAGAATATGAAACAAAAATCAATGATTGGAAGAAAGAAGCACTCCGAGCGATCAAAACACTTCCGGCTGAAAACCAGGAAAAAGCAGTCGGGTTCGTTAATACTTTGGCGACTCTACCAGAAAAATCGGAATCAAAGTGGGATTTTCAACAAGGATTACTTGAGATATTCGTAGCCTATCAGACGTTTATATTAGACCTTGAAGGTTAA
- the pilM gene encoding type IV pilus biogenesis protein PilM: MGWFRNKSTVFLVIQDQNVRYISLKSKSPLIIQKLGEKKLPAGMIVEGKVIEVKALSQLLLRCVKEWRLKGRRVRFVIPDSISVVRQVSIPSIIPEEELMDYINVELGISIHIPFDEPVIDVHKLQRKGENTDYLLFAVPEAVMAEYVKALEDATLKPIDAEISALANYRLFHRLDKVDNNQHYLSLNIDLEGINATAFYQHTPVFTRYIRFDESTYSLTGSDNTLAIERESNAYDSAQAWNDMSTEIERIMSFYQFSLSEGSNSINALIITGDHPELDIFIQKIKSDFAIPIVDITQEEIKLDRGMQVPYKFYTAIGLGLKGE; the protein is encoded by the coding sequence ATGGGATGGTTTCGAAACAAATCTACAGTCTTTCTCGTAATACAAGATCAAAACGTCCGTTACATATCTCTAAAAAGCAAGTCCCCATTAATTATTCAAAAGCTTGGAGAGAAAAAACTTCCTGCCGGTATGATTGTTGAGGGAAAGGTTATCGAAGTGAAGGCACTTTCGCAATTACTTTTAAGGTGTGTAAAAGAGTGGAGATTGAAGGGGCGGAGGGTTCGGTTTGTCATACCTGATTCAATATCCGTCGTCCGACAGGTTTCGATACCATCGATTATACCTGAGGAAGAGCTGATGGATTACATAAATGTTGAACTCGGTATCTCTATACATATTCCGTTTGATGAACCTGTCATTGATGTTCACAAGCTTCAACGGAAGGGAGAAAACACCGATTATCTATTGTTTGCGGTACCAGAAGCAGTGATGGCTGAATATGTCAAAGCTTTGGAGGACGCAACATTAAAACCGATCGATGCCGAAATATCCGCTCTTGCGAACTACCGACTATTTCACAGACTTGATAAAGTAGACAACAATCAGCATTATTTATCATTGAACATTGACTTGGAAGGGATCAATGCGACGGCTTTTTATCAGCATACTCCTGTTTTCACAAGGTACATTCGATTTGATGAGTCAACTTATTCGCTGACGGGATCTGATAACACTTTGGCAATCGAACGTGAATCAAATGCCTATGATTCTGCTCAAGCCTGGAATGATATGAGCACTGAAATTGAAAGGATCATGAGCTTTTACCAATTCTCACTATCAGAAGGATCGAATAGTATCAATGCTTTGATTATTACAGGAGATCACCCTGAATTAGATATATTTATACAAAAAATCAAATCGGACTTTGCTATTCCAATCGTCGACATTACACAGGAAGAAATTAAATTGGACCGTGGTATGCAGGTACCGTATAAATTTTATACGGCTATTGGTCTAGGATTGAAGGGGGAGTGA
- a CDS encoding A24 family peptidase — MAILFFIFGLIMGSFFNVVGLRIPKKQSIVRPGSHCTFCQTPLKPVDLIPVLSYFITLGKCRYCSQKLTIIYPTIELVTGISYAYAYIVFGWAPALIGSLLFISLLLIVFVSDLFYMIIPDIILLFFAPIFVLYRLWQPAEPWFGAWAGAALGFGLLLLIAVISKGGMGGGDIKLFAVIGLMVGWKGVLLILFLASLIGSIIGLCLFLLKKVKRRQHIPFGPFIVSAALIVLFWGEPILEWYFRL, encoded by the coding sequence ATGGCTATTTTATTTTTCATTTTCGGATTGATCATGGGTTCGTTTTTCAATGTGGTTGGGTTGAGAATTCCGAAGAAGCAGTCAATTGTCCGTCCGGGATCTCATTGCACCTTTTGTCAAACTCCATTAAAACCGGTTGATTTGATCCCGGTACTATCTTATTTCATAACTCTAGGAAAATGTCGTTACTGTTCTCAGAAGCTAACTATCATCTATCCGACGATCGAACTCGTAACCGGAATTTCATATGCATACGCGTATATCGTGTTCGGATGGGCACCTGCTTTAATTGGCAGTTTGTTGTTTATTTCGCTTTTATTGATTGTTTTTGTATCCGATCTATTTTATATGATCATACCCGATATAATCTTATTATTCTTTGCTCCTATTTTTGTACTTTACCGATTATGGCAGCCGGCAGAACCCTGGTTTGGTGCATGGGCCGGTGCAGCATTGGGATTTGGTTTGCTGCTGCTCATTGCTGTAATAAGTAAAGGCGGCATGGGGGGCGGAGATATAAAACTTTTTGCTGTAATTGGTTTAATGGTTGGATGGAAGGGTGTTTTGCTCATTCTATTCCTTGCTTCCTTAATCGGATCGATTATTGGGTTATGCCTTTTTCTCTTAAAAAAGGTCAAACGCAGGCAGCACATTCCGTTCGGTCCTTTTATCGTATCAGCAGCACTTATTGTATTGTTCTGGGGAGAACCGATATTAGAGTGGTATTTCAGACTTTAA
- a CDS encoding type II secretion system protein: protein MNETSTPCVQRLVKSERGFTLVELLATIVILGIIAAIAVPAIGNIMENSKKEAHLANAEQIIEAARLKVTSDGGTSDADITLNELVTAGFLSSIPKVPGDDSNSYHKDESKVVISKDGNQVIYSVLLTDGTTAYVANDNGSPVAQGDLDTSKVN, encoded by the coding sequence ATGAATGAAACAAGCACACCATGCGTACAACGATTGGTAAAATCAGAAAGAGGGTTTACACTCGTTGAATTGCTTGCCACGATTGTCATCCTTGGTATAATTGCTGCAATTGCAGTTCCAGCGATAGGTAATATCATGGAGAATTCTAAAAAAGAAGCCCACCTTGCAAATGCAGAACAAATCATTGAAGCAGCAAGGTTGAAGGTAACATCGGATGGGGGTACATCCGATGCAGACATTACTCTTAACGAGCTAGTTACCGCAGGATTCCTAAGCTCAATTCCGAAAGTGCCTGGTGATGATTCCAACAGTTATCATAAGGATGAAAGTAAGGTTGTCATCTCAAAGGACGGAAATCAAGTGATTTATTCTGTATTGTTAACGGATGGTACAACTGCCTATGTTGCAAATGACAACGGTAGTCCTGTGGCGCAAGGTGATTTAGATACAAGTAAGGTAAATTAA
- a CDS encoding type II secretion system F family protein, producing MATFSYIGRDQSGRKTSGQINAETRVNAITVLKEKGIATTEINEYKQNVFTKEITITTALKPRELVIFLRQFAALLEAGVSVVQSVQILQEQSEQKSLTRVLTTIQEQVQQGESLSNAMGTHVKFFPPMVIQLTRVGEVSGNLDEAMSRLADYFEKRYEMRQKVISALTYPALLGMVAIAVLNVMLYIVIPRFTSMYANTGKELPELTQAVIALSEFGNRYWWGTLLAIGIFFIGLLMCLKNDTSRFYIDYAILKVPILGRILQKTLIIEFSRTLSSLFTSSVPILQSMTITQNIINNTVYKRMIGEAFASVEEGNSMTVPMKRHRVFPPLVLHMISIGEQTGNLDVMLMKITTFYEAEVEHITERLQALLEPILILILSVVVGIIVLSVVLPMFDLYQNINL from the coding sequence ATGGCTACTTTCAGTTATATCGGTCGAGATCAGTCGGGAAGGAAAACTAGCGGACAAATTAATGCAGAAACGAGAGTCAATGCAATAACTGTTTTAAAAGAAAAAGGGATTGCAACTACAGAGATCAATGAATATAAGCAAAATGTTTTTACAAAGGAAATTACGATCACTACTGCTTTAAAACCCCGGGAGCTTGTTATTTTTCTTCGTCAATTTGCTGCCTTACTTGAAGCAGGTGTATCTGTAGTTCAATCGGTTCAGATTTTACAGGAGCAATCCGAACAAAAGTCACTGACCAGAGTGCTCACAACGATCCAAGAGCAAGTCCAACAGGGAGAATCTCTATCGAACGCGATGGGAACACATGTAAAGTTTTTTCCGCCGATGGTGATTCAGCTAACTCGAGTTGGTGAAGTGAGCGGTAATTTAGATGAAGCGATGTCAAGACTTGCGGATTATTTCGAGAAACGATATGAAATGAGACAAAAAGTTATTTCTGCCTTAACCTATCCTGCATTATTAGGCATGGTTGCAATTGCCGTCCTTAATGTGATGCTTTACATTGTTATACCGAGATTTACCTCAATGTACGCCAATACGGGAAAGGAACTACCTGAACTCACACAAGCAGTTATCGCACTAAGTGAGTTTGGAAACCGTTACTGGTGGGGAACATTACTTGCTATCGGGATCTTTTTCATAGGACTTTTGATGTGTTTAAAAAATGACACTAGTAGATTTTACATAGATTATGCTATATTAAAAGTGCCAATATTAGGACGAATTCTACAAAAAACGTTAATTATTGAATTTTCCAGGACGTTAAGCTCCTTATTCACTAGTTCCGTTCCTATCCTACAATCCATGACTATTACTCAAAATATTATTAACAACACTGTCTATAAGCGTATGATCGGCGAAGCTTTTGCATCGGTAGAAGAAGGGAATTCGATGACTGTACCAATGAAAAGGCATCGTGTTTTCCCACCTTTAGTACTACATATGATCAGCATAGGAGAACAAACCGGAAACCTCGATGTGATGCTAATGAAAATTACAACGTTTTATGAAGCTGAAGTCGAACACATTACTGAACGACTGCAAGCCCTATTGGAACCAATATTAATTTTAATCCTGTCTGTTGTAGTCGGGATTATTGTCTTGTCTGTTGTGTTGCCTATGTTTGATCTCTATCAAAATATTAATCTCTGA